In the Tamandua tetradactyla isolate mTamTet1 chromosome 8, mTamTet1.pri, whole genome shotgun sequence genome, CAACTTGTGGTCCCTTACATTCTATACCATTCACATCTGGAGTGATTCCACGGGGTTTACAAGCAAATGAAATCTGGCAAGCTGATGTTACACATGTCTTCTCATTCGGAAAATTGGCTTATGTTCATGTTTCCATTGATACTTATTCTAGCTATATTGTAGCTTCTCCTTTAAGTAGAGAAGCAGCCAAACATGTTATTGTccattttctggaatgttttggaTGTATGGGAATTCCttcacaaataaaaacagataatggGCCAGCGTATATATCTAGGAAAGttcaattattttttcagttatggaacataaagcatgtaacaagaATCCCATATAACTCACAAAGTCAAGCTATTATAGAAAGGGCTCATCAAACACTCAAAAtgcaatttcaaaaacaaaaagggggaaatggggagatatTCTGTTCTACTCCTAGAAATCAATGTAGCCAAGCTATGATAACATTAAATTTTTTCAATATTAGAGAAGTTCTGAGACAGCTGCAGAAAAACCTTGGTCAAAGGTATTACACAAATTTTTAGAACAACCTATTTCGTGGAAAGATTTAGATACGAATGGATGGAAGCTTGGGTGGGTAAAAGTGTGGGGAAACGGATATGCATGAGTTTCCACAGGTGATGGACAACCGTTATTTTGGATTCCATCAAGATGAATAAAGCCCTGAGATGAGCAGAGGAACTCAAAAGGGAGGAATAGATGAGATGGAACCTCTAACGAAAGAAATGGGACAGCTGAGTCTGAAACAGCAATGTGTGTAACACTTAAAACAGGCCACCATTCCTTCATGGGGTCAAGTTAAGAAGTTGGCACAAAAAGCAGAATAAGCTCTTAAAAAACAGGGCAAGAAAAaacttctaactttttcatggctTTCATGGCAGTGATAGAAGCAACCGTAagtaactttctttttcttttgggcttgattttgatttttccatacaCCTAGTGCACATGCAAAAAATTATACCTATTGAGCATATGTACCTAATCCTTCACTGTTAAgacttgtcacatggcaagataATTCTGTAGCTCTTTATATTAATGATTCAACTTATCTTCCAGGACCAGTTGATTCTTGTCTTCCTTACTTCCAAAAGGAGGAAGGAgacaaatttaatatttttatgatggCATTTCAAGGCCTTCCTTTATGTCTCTCAAACCATAGTAATGCTCCTTGCTTGAAATTGGTACTTCAAAGATGGCTAGGTTATACtcctaagaaaaataattccctAGCTAAATTATATTTGCTTTCTGGAATGAGCTTtgcatataaaaaaatcaatttctgagCCTGTTCCTAATGAACTGCCTTTATGTAAAAATCCATATACAGGGACACCTGAGTCAGAGCATATTCAATGCTTACAATACCAATGCGAACTGCcaagtcagaacttgttaatgattcctatggaattgtaacagattggtcccctaaggggtatgcaattcagaaTTGTACTTCCGACTCCAAGTGTTCAGTTTAGTTACCTTGGTTTACTCTGAATAATCATTGTACTGAGATTTATACCAacgctacaaataaaatcttgtggcaTGGGATGGGAATGGTAGCCCCATTTCCTTTTGTTAACTCAGGTCCTTGACAAACTGTTAtctggaaactggccatgagtttagcccCTATTCATATTTGGAAAGGAAACTACCCTTTAGCAAATTCAaatctattcttttaaatttaaaaattgatcacACTGGTTGTATTCAAGCTTGTGTGATTAATCCTTATGTTATTTTAGCAGGAACAATCACTTTTAATTCATCCTCCTCAGAAATACAAGAAATCaatacagaaatacagaaatCAATTATGTTCTGATTgtcaattatttttcttgtcttaatccttctatttctaaaaagcagacttttcttcttttaaaaaggtGCCTTAGAGTATGGCTTCCTGTGAACCGAACTCGACCATGGTAATCTTCATCTGATACACACGTTTTATTCAAAACTTTACAATATGTGCTTAAATGCACCAAAAGATTTATTGGTACTTTAATTATGGTAATCTTGGGAATCATAGCTCTCACACCTACAGCTACAGTAGCTAGAGTGGCTTTAACACAAGAAACTCAAACTCCACATTATGTGCAAAAATGGCATGAAAATGCAACTAAGATATGGACTCAACACGTTAAAATAGGTAAGGAAATTAATCTGCGTATAGACGACTTAGAACAGACTGTAATTATGTTAGGAGATGAAATTCAATCGCTTAAAAGACAACAGCACTTGTGTGATTGGAATATCACATCTTTCTGTATCTCCCCATACTTgtataatgaaagtgaaaataagtgggaaaaaaattaaaagacatttattagGGCACCAAAATAGTTTAACTCCAAATATTAATGAACTTCAAGCAAAAGTAGTAGAAATGTAAAAGAATGTTCCAAAATTATTAGAAGGTACTGATGTTATGAATGGGGTTGCTCAAGGGCTGTAATCTCTAAATCCACTAACATGGCTGAAAACATTAGGAGGATTTACTATTAGCTTAATAGTGATGCTAattcttctcttttgtcttttatgcATAGTCTGGAAATGCTTCCAAAGAAAGCAATGAGAATCCCAATTAAGGACTGCTGCCTTGACCTCTGTCATGCTAATGTTACAAAAATGGAAAGGGAGAGATGTTGGAGACAGTTCTCTGAGGGCTCAAGTGATTGGCAGAGGCCATGAGCAGTGAAACACCATACTCAGCTGATGTGGAAAACCgctgaagcaaatgttctcaagGACACTGACGCAAGAGCCTGAAGAGACCTGAATAGAGAGCATTCTGATAAGAAGTAAATGGTTCCTGGGACAAGGAGCTGGGAACCAAACTTTATGTTTTTGCAGGTGTGACAAATATTGAGaaataatcttgctttgattatactccctaaagcagttcccatgtaagaacacaataaatatgtggacGTCAGTTTATTCTTGGCTCTTGCTCTGGctcctgatgagcttgagtcccctgaccccacttaactaacttTTTGTGTCTGTTATTTCTTAATCCTATGTGGTACCCCTTTTTCTCCCCTGTTTTCCAGGGAATTCCAGGAAACATGGGAAAGCATGCAGCTGGcctctgctggttcttgttcctaaTTCCaattttagcttctgattccagtggctttctctttaggcatctgtgggtcctgacttGATTGTTCTAGGGGAAAACTCTGGCTTTCACGTCTTAGCCTAGCATctcatgaaaaggcacatggtgaagtctgctgcgTTCTGGTTCCTATCTAGCTTCTGTtacctctctcagctcctggtttCTCCtgaggcttctgcatttccaaatgtctacgTCTCAGCTTTCTCTGTATTGGCTAGCCAAGCATCTCTTTCGACATTCCAAGTgacttcaaatgtctgtgtctatgtcagctctgaagcaactccaaaatgtttcctcttttaaaggactccagtaaagtaatcaagccCCATTtcgaatgggcagagtcacatcaccatctaatcaaaaggccacacccacaatgggCATGAAAAATccccatggaagtaatctaatcagaGTTCACACCCACTGAGTCagtctccaaggaaacaatctaatcaaaggtttccaccctaaacaataggtctgcccccacaagactgggtcaggaaaagaacatggcttttctggggtacataacagtttcaaactagcacactcccTCAATATTTAAATGCCAATTAATTTGTATATGGTGAATCCTAATTTCTCATTGATTTGCATTATCATTACAATAATATACCCATTAATTCTCATTTTTACATGCCTTCTATCATTTTGGACTTTATTGTACCTGTGTATATCTATGTCATGTAGTTTATGAGTTACACCATGGTTGCAGTAAAGTAGAAGAATTGCTATTATGAGTTCTTTGTAATTGAATGATTCAACATTTGTCTTCATTAATATTTCTTGAAAGACAACAtgtttataataaacattttaactAAATTACCTGATGTAAAAACTTAAATTGAATTTATGTTCCTCCTACTATGGTGACTTGAATCATGTACCTcagtttagacatgttcttggtcttgatcCAGATTCTGGTGGGTGGGAGCACATTAAAATAAGATCTCTTAAaggcattattttatttcaggtGTAGGCCCAACTAAATAAGCTTGAGCCCTAatctggagtcctatataagtAGAGGAAATTCTGAAATAGAACTACAAAGTCAAGAGGAGGAGCTGGAAACTGGAATTCaatagaacaaagaaaagaaaggagaggacatgacCATtagatgggaaagccaaggaacccaaggttTACCAGTCGGCCAGAACACTACCAGCCCTTCAAGGAAGCAAATTGTCTAGGCTCCAAAATCAtgaaccaatccatttctgttgtttaagacaacccattaGGCCATATTTATCATAACAGCTTGGAAAAACTAAAATACTGGGCAAAAAATTCTTTTAAGGAAAGACGCTAATCTTGTTCGTGTTTCTATTTTCAACATCTGTTCCAGGACCTGGTTTACAATAAATGTACAACACATGTACTTGTTGGAAGATGAATAAGAATATTATTGGGGACAGTCATGTCCTTGATCTTATTCCTTCTGGTCACAGAAATTCAAGATCTTCATGGCAGGTGCTGCTTCACATGGTAAAGTGTGCCATGGCCTTCTCCTCCTCTGTAAATATGTGAGGTTCTGAGGTATGGGGGGATAAGTCAGCTTGCCAGATTCGAGGCTGGGTTGGGCAATGAGCTGTCATAATTGTGGCATTGTATTTAGTGGCAATGGTTGATGTGAATGGAGCACAGGGCAGCAACTCTTTATAATTAATAATCTACAGCTTTTCTGAGTCCATGCAAAATAGCAGCCTCTCACCAAATGCACATGACACATGTACAGAACAGTAGCCAGGAAGATAAGAAACCACAAGGGGTTAATGCCTAAGAAGGTGTTGAGTGGGATATAGGAATGGATAGTGATATTTCTAAGAATTCTGGCTGACGAGCATGTTTCTCtagtgtgtttttatttatttcttgaagTAGAAGGCAAAGTAATGCTAGGAAACTCTGTCACTATCTGGAATACATATAAGAATactttatattacattttatccAAATATAGTTACATAAATGCATACGAAAAGGAaggatcaaaaataaaatatacagttGTTACTATGGGGAGGGTGGAAAGAGGCTAAGTTTTGGAAAATATAGCAATGAGGATTTTGGTCTTTTTTGTAATATGCTGTTTAAATGAGTGCATGTTTATTAATACTGGTATaattaaaattcaattcaaaaccTTAAAAATATTCTCTCTGTAGTATGGAAAATGGAAGGAGAGGCAGGGCCAAAACTGGAGCTCTAATGATATATAAGGAAACTGTTATAGTGATTTGGTATAAAGTTTTTGTGTCCTAAACCAAATttctgaaagaatgaagaaatattttggtgTTAGAATAGAGAAGAAATTCACATGCACTGATGTGGGAGCAAACAGAGAAGGAGCAGCAGAGGGTGATACATCAGTTTCTGTCCTTGGCATCAGAACAAGGACAGAAAAAATTATCTATACATCTGCCTGTCAGGAAACTTGCTATTATAAtcacatacatatgtgtgtgtgtgtttgggtgtgtgtgtgtgtatttatacatatgtaatttttattatacTTAGTTCCACATTCATATTCACACCAGGTCTTGAGTCTTATGTTAAACTTGAAAAGTTCCAGAGATCATGATCTCAGGTTTCAAAACAACCCTTTAGTTGTGTAGTTTGAGAAGTCAGAACTATGACCAATTGTTAGATAATataggcagaaaatatttggggtCCGTATAAGGGCAATTTCTTATGTTAAGTATGCCTAATAGTAGAATTGACTAAGTTATCCATGAAATTGTTCAGATGAACTGTTTGGTAGTCTGTTGTGTTCAGTTTGATTCATCAACTGTCTTTAAGTAACTGCTATGTGAAAATCATTCTGCTAGGAATTGTAGAGgattcaaaaaaaattaagatatttttgtcTTTAGGAAATTTACAATCTTGTGGAAGCTataatgatttttatatattatgtaagTGATATAGGCAAAGCATTATGAAAGGCAAATTATGAGGAGAGATCAAATTACATTTgagcaataataaaaaatttaatgaagatGATAGCTGAAGATAAGCCTTAATATATAGGTAGAATTTCCAGGTAGAGAAGTGGATGACTGTAAAGCCCAGCATTAGAAAAGTTGCATATGTTGAAGGAGAAGTTAGCATGCTGGCTTTCTTAGACTGCAGAATGTGTGATGTAAAACAAAAGTGATTAAACTTTGATGGAAAGTTGAAACCAAATCCTGGGGGATTTTGTTTACATGGTGTTTCATTTACATGgtgtatgaaaaataaacatggaaggatggaagggatgcttgtttgtttttaaattttataaatttggacatttgaaaaattaattcaaaattgtgGCTTTAAGCTGAAACAGTATAGAGAGAGGTGGTCATTTAGTCAGTTAATGGAGTAGAGTGGCTGAGAAGGAGTGAGAATCTGTACTAATGTTTGGGGTTGTTTCAGtgtgctaaagcttctggaatgcaatataccaaaaatggatttacatttacaaaggggatttactaggttacaaatttagAACCCTAAGGCCTTgccaatgtcccaattaaggcatgaacaggatgatacttggactctgcaggaaggctgccagcatctgggacacctctgtcaaatgggaaggcattctgctggtccttgctccagtttctcttgctttcagtttctgattccagtggctgtCTCTTTGTGTTCTGTGCGCCTTCTCTTAGTGTCTCCAGGACAAATTCTGGATTCTGAATCTCAGCTTCCCtgggctttctccaggttctggcttttttAGTCTCTGTTTGacccttgcttagcatctccaagggcatttctttctccaagcatctgtgctttttccaaaatatctccctcttaaaggactcctgtaagtagattaagacctaccttgaatgagttgggtcacatctccatggatacaacctagtcaaaagttcccaccctaaAACGGGTCTGCCTccacatgattggattaaaagaacttaaggttttcctggggtatataacagattcaaatgaGGACAGTGGTAAAAAGTCAAGGATTGTCTTAGAAAGGAAAATTGCATCGTGGAGATGTTTAAATTGGAAAATCTAGTTCCACTCAATTCTAGTATTACATGGGTTCATAATTCCAATGTACAATAAATTTTCACTATCTTTGAAAAAGTTGTTGAATACAAGGGCCCTTGGGACATACAAGTTTAAGCAATGCTTTTtgaatcttttttgttttcacacTGTAAATGATAGGATTCATCACAGGGGGAATGAGTAAGTAGATATTAGCAATCAGAGTTGGCACATAGGGTGGAGCATGTTTTCCAAATCTGTGAACAAAAGACAGGCTGATCAAAGGGATGTAGAATATAGCCACAGCAGTGACATGAGAAATGCAGGTGCTGAAGGCCTTTTTCCTCTCCTCTGAGGATGCAATGCTGAGAACTGAGTGAATGATCAGAATATAGGAGAGCATGATAAAGATGGAATCGACACCAGCAGTAGAGATAATTGCAGTTAGTCCAAACACACTATTGATCTTTGTGTCTGAACACGAGAGCTTCATCACATCAGGGTGGAAGCAGTATGAGTGGTGGAGCAGATGGCTGTGACAGAAGGACAGACACTTAAGAAGCAGGACTAGTGGTGTCAGAATCACAGTCCCCCTGATAATGACTGCCATACCAATTTGTGCGATCCTGACATGAGTTAGGATGGTAGAATACCTCAAGGGGTTAGAAATAGCCACAAAACGGTCAAAGGCCATGGCTAACAGCACTGAAGATTCCATGAAAGTGAAGAGATGAATAAAGAACATCTGTGATAAGCAAGCATTGAAACTGATCTCCTGGGCATTGAGCCAGAATATTCTCAGCACTGTCACCATTGTGGAGATGCATAAGCCTATGTCAGTGGTGGATAACATGGAGAGGAAGTAGTACATGGGTTCATGGAGGCTTGCTTCGGTGAAGACTACAAAGAGGATCAGGGTATTTCCAGAGAGGGCAGTTAGATAGAGGCAGCTGAAAGGAATGGAGATCCAGGCATGGGCCCATTCAAGTCCAGGAACCCCCGTCAGGAGGAAAGTAGGGGAAGTGGAGTTTTGGAAGACTGGCATTATGGTTTGCAGAAGCAGAATTCTCTTATAATATCTTGACTTTCtaaaattagaatatataaattattttgattaaaGTTTAATATACAATAAGTGCACAAAATTTAAGAGACTGTTCAATGAAAATTTATATCTACATGTAACCACATCCAAGATTAATCAATAGAACATTACTAGCAATCCAGAATGCTCCTAATGCCCCAGCCTTGCCCATtggcatttattcttttattattaaccATTATTAAATTACTATGTTAATATTAAttcaattaatattaaattaaatattaataaatatcaattaattaaatattaatattaaattaatatgttaataaattaacatttattaaccATTATTCTGACTTCTATTacaatgattttattttacctGTTCTTGATCTGGCT is a window encoding:
- the LOC143645144 gene encoding olfactory receptor OR51C1-like, which produces MPVFQNSTSPTFLLTGVPGLEWAHAWISIPFSCLYLTALSGNTLILFVVFTEASLHEPMYYFLSMLSTTDIGLCISTMVTVLRIFWLNAQEISFNACLSQMFFIHLFTFMESSVLLAMAFDRFVAISNPLRYSTILTHVRIAQIGMAVIIRGTVILTPLVLLLKCLSFCHSHLLHHSYCFHPDVMKLSCSDTKINSVFGLTAIISTAGVDSIFIMLSYILIIHSVLSIASSEERKKAFSTCISHVTAVAIFYIPLISLSFVHRFGKHAPPYVPTLIANIYLLIPPVMNPIIYSVKTKKIQKALLKLVCPKGPCIQQLFQR